In Engraulis encrasicolus isolate BLACKSEA-1 unplaced genomic scaffold, IST_EnEncr_1.0 scaffold_43_np1212, whole genome shotgun sequence, the following are encoded in one genomic region:
- the LOC134444046 gene encoding uncharacterized protein LOC134444046 yields the protein MFYFTVTWKMRAAISLLVLLLSMCGVQTESHGTDASTQLDVSTELKELRDMVVELRATLRHTRDDVKVLEAKMAVLEADNVAVTERLAVSESKVEALERALQDTKAEMKTEVDNLKKENAATEKIEENLEKEIKAAPKVAFSAGLKESGAENGFKYARRNNLNLVFSRVITNVGEAYCNATGFFTAPVRGVYYFRFTVVDYLFSRWMHIKMFKNGEQLMWLSEYDDDRRETYVSSGLALQLEKGDTVNLGIPAESRLYDHSEYNHSTFSGFLLFPL from the coding sequence atgttttattttacagtgacttggaagatgagggctgccatctcactgctggtgctgctgctctccatgtgtggagtccAGACGGAGAGCCACGGCACTGACGCCTCTACCCAGCTGGACGTCTctactgagctgaaggaactcagagacatggtggtggagctgaggGCAACACTACGACATACTAGAGATGACGTTAAGGTTTTGGAGGCTAAGATGGCGGTGCTGGAGGCAGATAATGTAGCCGTGACAGAAAGGCTGGCAGTCAGTGAGAGTAAGGTGGAGGCTCTGGAGAGGGCGCTACAGGACACCAAAGCAGAAATGAAGACGGAGGTGGACAATCTGAAGAAGGAAAATGCAGCAACTGAGAAAATAGAGGAGAATCTGGAGAAAGAGATCAaagcagcacccaaggtggccttctcagcaggtctgAAGGAATCTGGAGCTGAAAATGGATTCAAATATGCTAGGCGTAATAACCTGAACTTAGTGTTCAGTAGAGTCATCACAAATGTAGGAGAGGCCTACTGCAACGcaactggcttcttcacagctccagtcaggggggtctactacttcaggttcactgttgtGGATTATCTATTCTCCCGCTGGATGCATATCAAGATGTTTAAGAATGGAGAGCAGCTCATGTGGCTGAGTGAGTATGACGATGACAGACGTGAGACCTATGTGTCCAGTGGCCTGGCTCTGCAGTTGGAGAAGGGAGACACAGTAAACCTGGGGATACCAGCAGAGAGCAGGCTTTATGATCATAGTGAATATAAccacagcaccttcagtggcttcctgctcttccctctctga